Proteins encoded within one genomic window of Oncorhynchus mykiss isolate Arlee chromosome 27, USDA_OmykA_1.1, whole genome shotgun sequence:
- the LOC110507507 gene encoding protein phosphatase 1 regulatory subunit 14A-like isoform X1, translating to MAANRVGRRCNNKVHSPSRGPGRDPGLSLQKRQARVTVKYNRKELQRRLDVEKWIDCSLDELYLGREEEMPEEVNIDGLLDLKSDEERTHRLQEMFHTCNNTEVSEVFIKELVLKLHGLQKQEDLHNNGIEQPQLHIFPNRQNSADREVI from the exons ATGGCAGCGAACCGGGTCGGGAGGAGATGTAACAACAAGGTCCATTCCCCGAGTAGGGGTCCAGGTAGGGACCCGGGGCTTAGCTTGCAGAAGAGGCAAGCACGGGTCACGGTAAAGTACAACAGAAAGGAGCTCCAAAGGCGCTTGGATGTGGAGAAGTGGATTGACTGTAGTTTGGACGAGCTCTATTTGGGCAGG GAGGAGGAGATGCCGGAGGAGGTGAACATCGACGGGCTGTTAGACCTGAAGAGTGACGAGGAGAGAACGCACAGGCTCCAG GAAATGTTTCACACGTGCAATAACACAGAGGTAAGTGAG gttttcatcaaggaactggTGTTGAAACTCCACGGGCTGCAGAAACAGGAGGACCTCCACAACAATGGCATCGAACAACCCCAGCTACACATCTTCCCCAACCGGCAAAACTCTGCAGACCGAGAGGTGATCTGA
- the LOC110507507 gene encoding protein phosphatase 1 regulatory subunit 14A-like isoform X2 → MAANRVGRRCNNKVHSPSRGPGRDPGLSLQKRQARVTVKYNRKELQRRLDVEKWIDCSLDELYLGREEEMPEEVNIDGLLDLKSDEERTHRLQEMFHTCNNTEVFIKELVLKLHGLQKQEDLHNNGIEQPQLHIFPNRQNSADREVI, encoded by the exons ATGGCAGCGAACCGGGTCGGGAGGAGATGTAACAACAAGGTCCATTCCCCGAGTAGGGGTCCAGGTAGGGACCCGGGGCTTAGCTTGCAGAAGAGGCAAGCACGGGTCACGGTAAAGTACAACAGAAAGGAGCTCCAAAGGCGCTTGGATGTGGAGAAGTGGATTGACTGTAGTTTGGACGAGCTCTATTTGGGCAGG GAGGAGGAGATGCCGGAGGAGGTGAACATCGACGGGCTGTTAGACCTGAAGAGTGACGAGGAGAGAACGCACAGGCTCCAG GAAATGTTTCACACGTGCAATAACACAGAG gttttcatcaaggaactggTGTTGAAACTCCACGGGCTGCAGAAACAGGAGGACCTCCACAACAATGGCATCGAACAACCCCAGCTACACATCTTCCCCAACCGGCAAAACTCTGCAGACCGAGAGGTGATCTGA